The Parasteatoda tepidariorum isolate YZ-2023 chromosome X2, CAS_Ptep_4.0, whole genome shotgun sequence genome includes a region encoding these proteins:
- the LOC107440914 gene encoding glucoside xylosyltransferase 1 isoform X4, giving the protein MVKLAVVLCGDRLNQTLITLKSALIFSKAPLHFIIVLDEDNRQLLKEKILKWPEKILKRISFEIHPISFPLGEEGNEWKKLFKLCACQRLFLPSLLRHIDSLLYVDTDVVFIHPVEDLWLHFSKMNNSQIAALSPEHEDFATGWYNRFARHPFYEPLGVNSGVMLMNLTRMRAFQWEKYLTPILKEYKLNIVWGDQDIINIIFHFHPDKLYIFPCAWNFRPDHCMYSSVCSSAKKDGIAIIHGNRGVFYNNKQPVFKFIYKEMQQYDLEKDVPSMFILQIQKLLKESENTNCGKHLSAIFSSISLNKTNVYSR; this is encoded by the exons ATGGTGAAGCTTGCTGTTGTGCTATGTGGAGACCGATTAAACCAAACACTAATTACCCTTAAATCTGCTTTGATATTTTCCAAAGCAcctcttcattttataattgtccTTGATGAAGATAATCGTCAACTATTGAAAGAAAAG atattaaaatggccagagaaaatattaaagcgAATATCCTTTGAGATTCATCCTATAAGTTTTCCACTTGGTGAAGAAGGAAATGAATGGAAGAAGCTCTTTAAACTATGTGCCTGTCAACGTCTCTTTTTGCCG tCCTTGCTTCGACATATTGATTCATTGTTGTATGTTGACACAGACGTGGTTTTCATCCATCCTGTTGAGGATCTATGGTTGCATTTTAGCAAAATGAACAACAGTCAGATAGCTGCCTTAAGTCCAGAGCATGAAGATTTTGCCACTGGATGGTATAATAGATTTGCTAGACATCCTTTTTATGAACCATTAG GTGTGAATTCTGGTGTAATGCTTATGAACTTGACTCGGATGAGAGCATTTCAAtgggaaaaatatttgacaCCAATTCTGAAAGAATATAAGCTGAATATTGTTTGGGGTGATCAAgacattattaatataatatttcattttcatccag ATAAGCTGTACATTTTTCCGTGTGCTTGGAATTTTCGCCCTGATCATTGTATGTATTCAAGTGTTTGTTCAAGTGCAAAAAAAGATGGTATTGCTATAATCCATGGAAATCGGGGTGTATTTTACAACAACAAACAACCAGTGTTTAAATTCATCTATAAAGAAATGCAACAG tATGATTTGGAGAAAGATGTTCCTTCCATGTTCATACTACAGATTCAGAAGTTACTGAAAGAATCAGAAAATACTAATTGTGGAAAACATTTATCTGCAATATTCTCAtctataagtttaaataaaacaaatgtgtaTAGCAgatga
- the LOC107440914 gene encoding glucoside xylosyltransferase 1 isoform X2 — protein sequence MIFLQRIQLYSKLVILLLFISTIILYLYVTNKSPYLKYSILSPDRIVNKDFRIHFNQNNDSSHKGLFPSAKNLPKTNSNLNKMISHENGNITRYGNGTEMVKLAVVLCGDRLNQTLITLKSALIFSKAPLHFIIVLDEDNRQLLKEKILKWPEKILKRISFEIHPISFPLGEEGNEWKKLFKLCACQRLFLPSLLRHIDSLLYVDTDVVFIHPVEDLWLHFSKMNNSQIAALSPEHEDFATGWYNRFARHPFYEPLGVNSGVMLMNLTRMRAFQWEKYLTPILKEYKLNIVWGDQDIINIIFHFHPDKLYIFPCAWNFRPDHCMYSSVCSSAKKDGIAIIHGNRGVFYNNKQPVFKFIYKEMQQHIMNEQMLHRNRYEEKIEIMKYFLLV from the exons atgatatttttacagCGAATACAATTGTATTCTAAATTAGTAATACTACTGTTATTTATATCgacaattattttgtatttatatgtcaCTAATAAAagtccttatttaaaatatagcataCTTTCACCTGATAGGATAGTTAACAAAgattttagaattcattttaaccaaaataatgATTCGAGTCACAAAGGATTGTTTCCATCTGcgaaaaatttaccaaaaacgAACTCTaatcttaataaaatgatttcacATGAAAATGGAAACATAACGAG gTATGGAAATGGTACCGAAATGGTGAAGCTTGCTGTTGTGCTATGTGGAGACCGATTAAACCAAACACTAATTACCCTTAAATCTGCTTTGATATTTTCCAAAGCAcctcttcattttataattgtccTTGATGAAGATAATCGTCAACTATTGAAAGAAAAG atattaaaatggccagagaaaatattaaagcgAATATCCTTTGAGATTCATCCTATAAGTTTTCCACTTGGTGAAGAAGGAAATGAATGGAAGAAGCTCTTTAAACTATGTGCCTGTCAACGTCTCTTTTTGCCG tCCTTGCTTCGACATATTGATTCATTGTTGTATGTTGACACAGACGTGGTTTTCATCCATCCTGTTGAGGATCTATGGTTGCATTTTAGCAAAATGAACAACAGTCAGATAGCTGCCTTAAGTCCAGAGCATGAAGATTTTGCCACTGGATGGTATAATAGATTTGCTAGACATCCTTTTTATGAACCATTAG GTGTGAATTCTGGTGTAATGCTTATGAACTTGACTCGGATGAGAGCATTTCAAtgggaaaaatatttgacaCCAATTCTGAAAGAATATAAGCTGAATATTGTTTGGGGTGATCAAgacattattaatataatatttcattttcatccag ATAAGCTGTACATTTTTCCGTGTGCTTGGAATTTTCGCCCTGATCATTGTATGTATTCAAGTGTTTGTTCAAGTGCAAAAAAAGATGGTATTGCTATAATCCATGGAAATCGGGGTGTATTTTACAACAACAAACAACCAGTGTTTAAATTCATCTATAAAGAAATGCAACAG
- the LOC107440914 gene encoding glucoside xylosyltransferase 1 isoform X3: protein MIFLQRIQLYSKLVILLLFISTIILYLYVTNKSPYLKYSILSPDRIVNKDFRIHFNQNNDSSHKGLFPSAKNLPKTNSNLNKMISHENGNITRYGNGTEMVKLAVVLCGDRLNQTLITLKSALIFSKAPLHFIIVLDEDNRQLLKEKILKWPEKILKRISFEIHPISFPLGEEGNEWKKLFKLCACQRLFLPSLLRHIDSLLYVDTDVVFIHPVEDLWLHFSKMNNSQIAALSPEHEDFATGWYNRFARHPFYEPLGVNSGVMLMNLTRMRAFQWEKYLTPILKEYKLNIVWGDQDIINIIFHFHPDKLYIFPCAWNFRPDHCMYSSVCSSAKKDGIAIIHGNRGVFYNNKQPVFKFIYKEMQQHFFYF, encoded by the exons atgatatttttacagCGAATACAATTGTATTCTAAATTAGTAATACTACTGTTATTTATATCgacaattattttgtatttatatgtcaCTAATAAAagtccttatttaaaatatagcataCTTTCACCTGATAGGATAGTTAACAAAgattttagaattcattttaaccaaaataatgATTCGAGTCACAAAGGATTGTTTCCATCTGcgaaaaatttaccaaaaacgAACTCTaatcttaataaaatgatttcacATGAAAATGGAAACATAACGAG gTATGGAAATGGTACCGAAATGGTGAAGCTTGCTGTTGTGCTATGTGGAGACCGATTAAACCAAACACTAATTACCCTTAAATCTGCTTTGATATTTTCCAAAGCAcctcttcattttataattgtccTTGATGAAGATAATCGTCAACTATTGAAAGAAAAG atattaaaatggccagagaaaatattaaagcgAATATCCTTTGAGATTCATCCTATAAGTTTTCCACTTGGTGAAGAAGGAAATGAATGGAAGAAGCTCTTTAAACTATGTGCCTGTCAACGTCTCTTTTTGCCG tCCTTGCTTCGACATATTGATTCATTGTTGTATGTTGACACAGACGTGGTTTTCATCCATCCTGTTGAGGATCTATGGTTGCATTTTAGCAAAATGAACAACAGTCAGATAGCTGCCTTAAGTCCAGAGCATGAAGATTTTGCCACTGGATGGTATAATAGATTTGCTAGACATCCTTTTTATGAACCATTAG GTGTGAATTCTGGTGTAATGCTTATGAACTTGACTCGGATGAGAGCATTTCAAtgggaaaaatatttgacaCCAATTCTGAAAGAATATAAGCTGAATATTGTTTGGGGTGATCAAgacattattaatataatatttcattttcatccag ATAAGCTGTACATTTTTCCGTGTGCTTGGAATTTTCGCCCTGATCATTGTATGTATTCAAGTGTTTGTTCAAGTGCAAAAAAAGATGGTATTGCTATAATCCATGGAAATCGGGGTGTATTTTACAACAACAAACAACCAGTGTTTAAATTCATCTATAAAGAAATGCAACAG cattttttttatttttaa
- the LOC107440914 gene encoding glucoside xylosyltransferase 1 isoform X1, producing the protein MIFLQRIQLYSKLVILLLFISTIILYLYVTNKSPYLKYSILSPDRIVNKDFRIHFNQNNDSSHKGLFPSAKNLPKTNSNLNKMISHENGNITRYGNGTEMVKLAVVLCGDRLNQTLITLKSALIFSKAPLHFIIVLDEDNRQLLKEKILKWPEKILKRISFEIHPISFPLGEEGNEWKKLFKLCACQRLFLPSLLRHIDSLLYVDTDVVFIHPVEDLWLHFSKMNNSQIAALSPEHEDFATGWYNRFARHPFYEPLGVNSGVMLMNLTRMRAFQWEKYLTPILKEYKLNIVWGDQDIINIIFHFHPDKLYIFPCAWNFRPDHCMYSSVCSSAKKDGIAIIHGNRGVFYNNKQPVFKFIYKEMQQYDLEKDVPSMFILQIQKLLKESENTNCGKHLSAIFSSISLNKTNVYSR; encoded by the exons atgatatttttacagCGAATACAATTGTATTCTAAATTAGTAATACTACTGTTATTTATATCgacaattattttgtatttatatgtcaCTAATAAAagtccttatttaaaatatagcataCTTTCACCTGATAGGATAGTTAACAAAgattttagaattcattttaaccaaaataatgATTCGAGTCACAAAGGATTGTTTCCATCTGcgaaaaatttaccaaaaacgAACTCTaatcttaataaaatgatttcacATGAAAATGGAAACATAACGAG gTATGGAAATGGTACCGAAATGGTGAAGCTTGCTGTTGTGCTATGTGGAGACCGATTAAACCAAACACTAATTACCCTTAAATCTGCTTTGATATTTTCCAAAGCAcctcttcattttataattgtccTTGATGAAGATAATCGTCAACTATTGAAAGAAAAG atattaaaatggccagagaaaatattaaagcgAATATCCTTTGAGATTCATCCTATAAGTTTTCCACTTGGTGAAGAAGGAAATGAATGGAAGAAGCTCTTTAAACTATGTGCCTGTCAACGTCTCTTTTTGCCG tCCTTGCTTCGACATATTGATTCATTGTTGTATGTTGACACAGACGTGGTTTTCATCCATCCTGTTGAGGATCTATGGTTGCATTTTAGCAAAATGAACAACAGTCAGATAGCTGCCTTAAGTCCAGAGCATGAAGATTTTGCCACTGGATGGTATAATAGATTTGCTAGACATCCTTTTTATGAACCATTAG GTGTGAATTCTGGTGTAATGCTTATGAACTTGACTCGGATGAGAGCATTTCAAtgggaaaaatatttgacaCCAATTCTGAAAGAATATAAGCTGAATATTGTTTGGGGTGATCAAgacattattaatataatatttcattttcatccag ATAAGCTGTACATTTTTCCGTGTGCTTGGAATTTTCGCCCTGATCATTGTATGTATTCAAGTGTTTGTTCAAGTGCAAAAAAAGATGGTATTGCTATAATCCATGGAAATCGGGGTGTATTTTACAACAACAAACAACCAGTGTTTAAATTCATCTATAAAGAAATGCAACAG tATGATTTGGAGAAAGATGTTCCTTCCATGTTCATACTACAGATTCAGAAGTTACTGAAAGAATCAGAAAATACTAATTGTGGAAAACATTTATCTGCAATATTCTCAtctataagtttaaataaaacaaatgtgtaTAGCAgatga